The region TTCTTCTGCATCACTATCACTGTCATTGACAATCTTTTTCTGCTTATTTGTTGGACCAGAACCTGAAGCTACATTAACCTTCAGTTCTTTTGTAACTGGGATATTTGGTTTAAGAGTTTCAGTTGTTGCAGTCACTTTCTGTGGTCCaccctctcccccttgttttggagtaaTGAAAGGCTCCGAAACACCTTTCATCTCATGAAGTATTGCAAGGGCAGGAAGCAGTTTGCCAGCAAGATGATTTCTAATGGAGTGAGAATTGGATCATGAGCACCAAGGAGATTGGTCACATTGTCCTTGACATCACTTGCACAGCTTCGGAAGACAGCTCTCTCGGTTTTGAACAAGGTAATCTCCTTCTCGACTTGAGCAAGGTGAACTTTTTGAACTTCAATGGTAGAGGCTTGGTGAGCAATTACTTCTCTCAAAGCACTCTCTTTGGCAATATCGGCATGAAGTGAGTCCAGCCGAGAGGAAACTGAACTTATAAGGAAAGTATTTTTGGCTTGGATGGAGGAACGAACATTAGCAAACTTCTTTTGTTCTTCTTGTAGAGACTGTGAAAGAGATTCGACTGATTCACGTACTCTGGCAGCATTCGTATCAGCATACCCTTTTAAAGAATCCAAAAAGATTTGCATTGTTTGAATAACTTCAGCAACATCGACAGAGGCTTTTCTACAAGTAGAATCTGATTCTTTGATTGCATCAGTTGATTCATCCATAGCCTTTGTATATTGCTCTATGGTAGTCTCCACAAAAGCTTTAAGAACCACCCCACCATAAGCTTTGTTATCTTCAAGTAACTGATCCAACTTTTCATGAATGCTCTGCAAATGTTGGCGGTTGACAGGAGCATCATTGTCTTCATCATATTGAAGCCGATATGGACTAAAGTATGTAGAGTCATACTCATCATTGTCTCAACCTAGAGTAGCACCAGAACCGGTTGAGTTGGTTGGTGAAAGTGGTTTAGTGATGACAGGAGGTTGGATGTCAGTAGTTTCCACCATATTAGATACGTTGACCTCCACTGTCTGTTCAGGAAGTGTAGTGGTGGTGGTTTGGGTAATGATAGGAGGTAAAGGTATTGTAGAAATAGGTGTAGAAGAAACTGGTGTACAAGACATAGGTGGTGCTTGTGATATTGTAGTGGTGAAAGTGGTTGTAGGAATGGAAATAGAAGTAACTGGTGGTGTTGAAACAGAGGTTGATGTAAGAACAACCGAAACTGTAACTTTCGATTTCGGTGATGGAGGTGGGGTTGGAAGTTTATGAGAAGGAGATTTGGTTGGAGTGGGAGATTTGGGTGGAGTATTACCTCTTGGAGATTCCTGACGAGATTCCATTACTTCATCATCGTCGTTACCTGAGTCTGGGGGAGTCGGACTCTTGGATTTTCTTGCCATTCTTTTTACCTTCTTCAGCTTAGAAGAACTCTCTTTCTCCGACTTTCGCTTCTTTGATTTGGAAGGCTTAGATTCATCCTTCTCAGTCGTTTCCTTCTTTACCCTTTTTCCTTGGTTTTCTGGCTTGTCAACTGCATCCAAGGCAGCCTGTTGTTCCGGAGATAGAACTCTTGGCTCCATTTAAGGAATTTTCCGATACTCAGCCATCACGTTACTTTCGACAATGACACAACGATACATGGTCTCTGGAATGGAACCATAATGTTGAAACTTGGTTGTATCAGAAAGAATGATCTTCTTTGTATGAAACGTGGCAATGGAAGCGATAAGGACATCTTTCATCACCGAAATTTCCAGAGTATCAATAGCCCTCCTTGTGATAATGGTCCAGAACCTTCCGCATGAAATTTCGGAATGATCAGTTGAAGTATTGAGACTTTGCACAAACTGAGACTAAATTATAGACCCATAATCTAGATTTAAACCGTTGTAAAGACCATAGAGTATGGTCAGAAATCCTTTATTGGCGCCATCAGATCCAGCACTTCGTTCTGCCAAGCTTTTAATCAAAAGAGTAAGAAGCCCGTTCCATTGAGACGGTAGACAATACTTCTTGACCTTTGTAATGGTGGTCAGGACATCTGTATATCCCATTTCATAAAGCATTGAGAATAACTGAGCAGTGTTGATGAAATCAGGAGAGATAACAGAAGAATCCACTGGAAGATGTAGTAAAGAACAAAACCTCCCTTTGGAAATAGAGGCCTTTTTGGAGTGGATTTGAAAGTAGATGCGTTCTTTGTTCATGTTGAAGGTTGTAGTAGAGTAAACTTGGGACAAGAgagacatgggaacaacttcaTATTAGGTTAGGGCATGAACCAACGGAGAATACTTCAAACACTCCACAACTTGTAACATATAGGAATCATAGAGGAAGGGAGTAAGTTCAATGATCATGTTTTGATTTGGCTTAATGGAACGAAATGCCGAAGAAGCAGTCTGATCTTGTGTAGAGGAAGAAGTCGCCATTATTGATCAAAGAAGGAAGAGGAACAGTTCAAAGCGCCGCTATAGTAGAGAAACTTTATCACTGGTAAAAGACAAAGAATCGTCGAAACCCTTTATATACCGTTGCTAGGAGAGAGATAAAAATTTGTGATGATAATGACGTGATCACTAAAACGTCTCCTGAAAAAATGCTAGGTGAAAGGTTGGGTGCTCCTAGAAATATGTCAGCATGCGTGCGGATAGGGAtcgttcaaattcacgcgccaaATGCTTATCCTTAATCGTCTTTTGAACTTCAATGTGACTTCAAGAAACATGAACTCCCATGTTTAAACAAGACTTGAACCAACAACAACTAGagttttggaaaataaaattgtCGTGCAATAGAGTGACaaatgataaagaaataaagcaattgtGTATGGGATGTGCGTGATGTCTTAAGAAAAGACAGAAAGCAGGTGATTCCGGGcaagaatcgcttccttcaaggtcaaaacagacttgaagtgcttgtgtggatttccgaaaaatacgatcaagtgtttggagagaaacattgaaaggcatctttttcaAGATATAGGCTTAAGGGtagcttatcttcaaccgaacattaatacttaacataagatcaattgttggaagaagtacttgtgagaccaatgtggtctctTGAACAAGCAGGTCGGTTATATTATGCAGTGACTAAAGAAGATatataaatctttaaaaaaataaactagATCTTTATGGGAAGCAAAAGCCTTGGTTTAAGACAAATGCATAAAAGATCACAAAAAAAATAAGATTTCAATTGGTAACAAGTAAGAGCTCGTCTATTCTttattggtgttgaattttgggtttcactcagcatgtggtatacataactaagatcgtAAACA is a window of Lactuca sativa cultivar Salinas chromosome 1, Lsat_Salinas_v11, whole genome shotgun sequence DNA encoding:
- the LOC111919857 gene encoding pectinesterase inhibitor 10-like produces the protein MEPRVLSPEQQAALDAVDKPENQGKRVKKETTEKDESKPSKSKKRKSEKESSSKLKKVKRMARKSKSPTPPDSGNDDDEVMESRQESPRGNTPPKSPTPTKSPSHKLPTPPPSPKSKVTVSVVLTSTSVSTPPVTSISIPTTTFTTTISQAPPMSCTPVSSTPISTIPLPPIITQTTTTTLPEQTVEVNVSNMVETTDIQPPVITKPLSPTNSTGSGATLDNDAPVNRQHLQSIHEKLDQLLEDNKAYGGVVLKAFVETTIEQYTKAMDESTDAIKESDSTCRKASVDVAEVIQTMQIFLDSLKGYADTNAARVRESVESLSQSLQEEQKKFANVRSSIQAKNTFLISSVSSRLDSLHADIAKESALREVIAHQASTIEVQKVHLAQVEKEITLFKTERAVFRSCASDVKDNVTNLLGAHDPILTPLEIILLANCFLPLQYFMR